The genomic stretch CTTTGGGAATGCAATACGGCTGCGCTTCGCAGCCCGAAAGCACCCTTCTGTCCCTTATCACGACATTTTTATCGGTGATCACGCAGTTCAAACTGACGTTGTCCCCGATGAGGTTATCCTGCATTACAATGGAATTTTTGATCACGCTGCCCTTTCCGACCTTCACGCCGCGGAACAGAATGCTGTTTTCCACCGTGCCCTCTACGATACAGCCGTCCGAAATGAGCGAATTTTTGATCTTGGAATTTTCGCCGTACTTGGAAGGCGCCGAATCGCGCACTTTGGTATAGATATCCCGCGCGCCGAACAATTCGTCGCGCAAGTTCTTATTTAAAAGTTCCATATTGTGTTTGAAATAGGAACCGATCGAATCGATGCTCGCGTGGTAGCCCTTAAAATCGTAAGCAAAAATTTTCAAACTCTTGAAGTTGCGCATGAGAATATCGCGTCGGAAACTGTTGAGCCCGCGCGCGACGGCGTCAAAGATAGTATTGATTAAAAACCGACGGTTCATAATCATAATATTGACATAAAATTTATTTTTGCCCGAAAGTTTCGCGTTTATTTTAATATCGCTCACCCGTCCGTCTTGGTCCGTTTTTACGGCGGTATAGCGGGCAGAATCGTCTATCTCCTCGTCGTGGCATACGAGCGTGATATCCGCCTTCTTCTTTTCGTGATATTCGATAACGTCGCTGAAATCCATGCGATATACGCCGTCGCAGTCGCAGAGAACTACGTATTCTTCATTGCGGCGGTTCAGAAATCCCATCGCGCCTTTGAGCGCTTCGAGGCGGTTGCGGTATAAAACGTCGTTTTCCTGCGCGCCGAAAGGCGGCAGCAGAATAAGCCCGCCCGTCTTTCTCGCCAGGTCCCAGTCCTTACCGCTGCCGAGATGGTCCATCAGCGACTGGTAGTTGCTTTTCGTGATGATCCCGACCGTAGTGATCCCGGAGTTGACCATATTGGATAACGCGAAATCGATCAGCCGATATCTTCCGCCGAACGGAACGGAGGCCATGGTGCGGCGGCGCGACAGTTCGGGAATATTTTCGTCGTGGATATTGGAAAAAATGATGCCGACTGCAGACATATCATTTACCTCCCTTCAAAACGTTTTTATCTACGATATTGCCGCCAGCAAGGATCGCGCCCTCTTCAACGACGATATTGCGGCCGAGTACGGCTATCCCCTTTTTGGAGGTCCGCTCTTCGCCGATCACGGCGCCGCGAGAAACCGTCACGTCCTCGTCGATGATGGCGTATGTAACGCGCGCATCTTCCTCGATGACAGTGCCGCTCATGATCACGCTGTCCTTGACGAACGCGCCCTTTTTCACGATCACGTTGCTCGACAGCAAAGAATTGATGACGGTACCCTCTATTTCGCAGCCGAGCGCGATCATCGAATTTTTAATGATCGCATCTTCCCCCACGTATTCGGGCGGCGCAAGCGGATTGCGCGAATGAATTTTCCAGTCCGAATTGGAAACGTCGAAGGCGGGGTCGTCGCCCAAAAGGTCCATGTTCGCTTCCCATAAAGAAGAGATCGTGCCTACGTCCTTCCAATAGCCGTCAAAACTGTACGCCACCATCTTTTCCCCTGCGGCGAGCATGGCGGGCAGAACGTCTTTCCCGAAATCTTTGGAGGACGAGGGATTGCTGTCGTCCTCTTCCAGATAGTCGTACAGTTTCTGCGCGGTAAAGATGTAGATCCCCATGGAAGCCAGCGTGCTTTTCGGCTGTTTGGGTTTTTCTTCGAACTCGTAAATGGTCCCGTCTTCGCGGGTGTTCAGAATCCCGAAACGGGAAGCCTCCTGCATGGTCACGTTGATGGCTGCGATCGTGCAACTCGCCACGTTTTCCACGTGCGCGCGCAGCATTTTGCTGTAATCCATTTTATAGATATGATCGCCCGAAAGAATGAGCACGTATTCGGGATTGTACATTTTGATAAAGTTGATATTCTGGTAAATGGCGTTGGCCGTACCCTCATACCAGGCGGATTTGGATTTTTTCTGATAAGGCGAAAGTACGTGCACGCCCCCGAAGGTGCGGTCAAGATCCCACGGCTGCCCGTTACCGATATATTCGTTGAGGACCAACGGCTGATACTGGGTGAGAACGCCCACCGTGTCGATCCCTGAATTGATGCAGTTCGAGAGCGGAAAATCGATGATCCTGTACTTTGCCCCGAACGGCACGGCAGGTTTTGCGATGTTATTCGTCAGCGCATACAACCTGCTTCCCTGCCCCCCCGCGAGGAGCATCGCAACACATTCTTTCTTTCTTTGCATAATAAACCCCCACAAAAATTTACGATATGATTCAATCTACAGCCGCATTTCCCGCGGTCTGCGCCCGTTTTTATTCCGTCTTTTGCAAATACAGGCAAGTCAGCGCGGGAACGTCGACAAGTATGGAATTTTCCCGTCCGTGGCTGATCTTTTTCGAAGTGGCGAACACGCGTTTCGAAAGCGCGCCTGCGCCGCCGTATTTCACGCTGTCGGTATTGAAAACGATCTTATATTTACCTTTGGGCACGCCCAGACGGTAATTTTCTGCCTTGACGCCCGAAAAATTTACGATGACCAGATACTGTTCTCCGCTCTTATCGCGGCGAAGATATGCGATGATATTGCGGTCGGCGTCGTCCGCAGCCATCCATTCGAACCCGTCCCACGAATCTTCTATCTCGTAAAATGCGGGCGTCTGGGCGTAGAACAGATTGAGTTCGCGGTTCATGAGCGCAAGTTTCGCGTGCATGGGATATTCTTCTAAGAAAAATTCCAGTCCCTCGCGGTAATCCCATTCTTTGAACTGCCCGAATTCGCTGCCCATGAACAGCAATTTTTTGCCTGGGTGCGACATCATATATCCCATAAACGCGCGCACGTTTGCAAACTTTTCTTCGTAACTGCCCGGCATTTTGTCAATGAGAGAACGCTTTCCGTGCACCACTTCGTCATGTGAAATGGGCAAAACAAAGTTTTCCGTAAACGCGTAAAACATGGAAAACGTCAACTTATTGTGATTGTAACTGCGAAAATAAGGATCGGTCTGCATATACGACAGTACGTCGTTCATCCAGCCCATATTCCACTTAAAGTTGAAACCCAGACCGCCCACGTCCACAGGCTTGGTCACGAGCGGCCATGCGGTGGATTCTTCCGCGATCATCATTGCCTGCGGGTACTCCGAAAACACGGCGGCGTTGAGTTTCTGCAAAAACGCGATCGCTTCCAGATTTTTATTCTCGCCGTAGATATTCGGGACCCACTCGCCGGGTTTTTTATCGTAATCGAGATAAAGCATCGATGCGACCGCATCTACGCGCAGCCCGTCGATATGATAACGGTCGAAATAAAACAACGCGTTGGATATCAGAAACGACAGAACCTCGTTGCGCCCGTAATCGAATACGCGTGTGCCCCAACTCTTATGCTCCATACGATCCCACTGCGGGCACTCGTATAAAGGCGCGCCGTCGAATTCGTACAACCCGTGCGCGTCTTTGGGAAAATGCGCGGGTACCCAGTCCAAAATCACGCCGATGCCGTTTTTGTGAAGCTCGTCCACAAGTTTCATAAAATCGTGCGGCGTACCCAACCGCGATGTGATCGCATAATAACCCGTGACCTGATATCCCCATGAACCGTCGTAGGGATATTCGCTCAGAGGCATAAACTCCACGTGCGTATAGCGCATCTCTTTCAGATACGGAATGAGTTCTGAGATCAGTTTACCGAAATCGAAATAATTCCCGTCCCCGTACTGCCGCCAGGATAAGGCGTTCAGTTCATATATATTCATGGGCGACGCATAGATATTCTTTTTTTTCAAAGAATCCCTGTACGCCTTGTCCGACCATTTGAAACCGTTCAGATCGTACACTTTCGACGCCGTCTTGGAAGGCGTTTCCGCATGGAACGCAAAGGGATCGGCTTTATACAGATATCGCCCGTCCTGCGCGCAGATACAATATTTGTAAACTTCGTAATTTTTGATATGAGGGATAAAAAGTTCGAACGTTTCCCCGTCCAACAGTCTGGTCATTACATGGGCCGCGGGATCCCAGCCGTTAAAATCTCCCACGACGGAAACAGACTTCGCGCGCGGCGCCCAGACGCGGAAAACAACGCCCTTCTTGCCGTCATCTCTGGCAGGGTGCGCGCCGAAAAACTCATAAGAGCGAACGTTCTTTCCGTTATGGAACAGAAACAAGGGAAATTCAACTTCCTGCATAGTCACCTCCATATTTCTACATTTTGTTGTATTCCTTATTCATTATACAATAAATTGTGTGCATTTTCAATAGTATAATGAAAATAATTTGATAAATTTTGACGATTATCGATATATAAATTCTACCAAAAAAGGGCACGAACGCTAAGCGTCCATGCCCTTTTTCTTTGCTTTTTCCATCTTTTCGATTTCTTTTTTGATTTCCGCCCGCGTGTATCTGAAAGCGCTCTTGCCGTAGAGGTTCACGATCTTCTCGTCCAGCCGAGAAAGTCCCGTCGCAATATAATCCCCCTCGCGCCCTTTCAACTTACAAAATATTTTTTTGACGAACACAATGTCCAGAGCCTCTTCCTTGGTTCCGCCGCAATAGACGTAGCAGGAAACGAAGATCTGTACGTAGTCGATGGTCACGCCGTCGATGCGGATATTGAAACTGTCGTACACGTAATCCGCGACGGACAAAAATTTTTCCAATTCGGGTACGGTCAATTTAAACTTTGCCGCGGAATCGGCAAAATCAAACATATCGTTGAGTTCGTCCGCGTGCATAAGCAGGCATTTGCAGCGCCGCGGGACAGAAATTTTTGCCCTGGTCCGCATGATACTCACGACGACGAAATCTTCCGCAACCTTTTTCGCGATTTCCGATTCCCGCTCGGAATCGCCCAAAATACCCAATATCCAGGTATTTTTACCGACGGCGACCGAGCCGTCCGAAAGTTTTTGCGGAAGTTTTCCGTTATATTGCCCCTTCTTGACGCGCAGAAGATTGAGCTGCGGATTCAGTGCGTTGCGGTACAACGTGTTCAGTACGGCGCCGAAATATTCGTAAATTTCCGCGGCGCCCATGTCTGTAAAGGATATCAGATTGACGCGCTCGGGCATATAAGCCGCCTCGTACAATTTTTCCACGAACGACGAGCACATGAACTGTCCCTCCCGTTCGCTGTAATAGCCCAAAACATCCGATTCGCTGTCCCATTCTTTCTGCACGGGGATAACACTTTGAACGCCGCTCAGATATTCCGTAAAAATACGGACAAACTGCAGGGGGGCTTCGCCTTCGCCCCGCAGAAATACCAGCCGCGACATCGCCATACCCGAAACGAAAGCGCGCACCGAACTGATATTGTAATTGATCGAATATTTCGAATAAGCATACTGCCGAAATCCTTCCGTCAGATCTTTCAAAGACAGTACGTTGCACGCGGGAAGTTTAACGGGCTTGGCGTCCGCGTATTTTTTATCGATCTCCGTCAACGAAGGAAATATCGAGCGTTTGGGAGTTTCCGTTTCCACCTCGTCGAGGTCGGTCAACTCGTCGTCCACGGGAAAAGAAAATTTTTCTTTGACGATGCGCGAATGAATAAACGCGATCAACGTGCACACGAGGAAAAACGCCGCCGCGGCAATGATAAAAAACACGAAGAAAAAAGCGTAGATGATGGAAAGTTCCAAAAAATCATACGGCTCCATTCCCAAAAAAAACAGACTTCCTACAAATACGACGGTAAATAGCAATATTATGACAAAATAGTAGAGCCGTAAATTGAATTTCCGATTTTGAATGCGGAAATATAACCCCAACGTGCGGGAATACAGCATAGCGAAAAACAAAGCGAGCACGTCCAAGTAAGTTATGCAAAAACAGGCGAACCCTTTCGCCGAAAAATCTATGCGCTCGATGCCCACTTTCTCGATAAACCTGCTTAAAAAGTTATTATTGAGAAAGGGACTCCTCAGATTATTCTCGCCGTCAATGAGCATCAGGGCGGCAACGCCGATAACAGAGGCGAAAAACACGGTGGCGGCCAATAAATTTTTATACGAACGGAATATTTTCATTTCGCATCCCCTTGCGTCATAAAACTTGTTCTTTCAGTTTCTCAGGAGTATTTTCAAAATCCCGTTCTGCCACCGCAAACAGCATGGAGTAGACGAGCGCGGGAAAAACGTGAAAAATATGGTTATCCAAAAGGCTCATCACGCTGAGCACAAAGACGACGAAAAAGTAGAACAGACGCTCTATGCTGAAACGCCTGAACATGAGCACAACTCCCTGCGCCACATGAAAAATATAGGCGAGAATACCGACGACGCCGCAAGAGGCGATCATCTGTATGATCGTGTTATGATACATATCGGGGAAAAACCAGTTTTCGATATTGTAAGACCAGTCGGGCGCGATCGGCGTATAAAATCCTACGCCGAATATCGGCGCTTTCAGGAAATTGAGCAAGCCGTTTTTCCATATCTGAAAACGCGACGAGTCGTCGAACCCCTTATCGATATAATGTTCGAAAAGTTCGACGAGTTTGTCCGCAAACACGATGCAGAAAATTATGCCGCAAGCGATCAATACGATATTGAAGATACGCACCATTTTGACGTGCCGTCCCCGAATGCTCATCAAGATCATGATCGCGACGAGCGCGACGCCGCCGACCAAAAGCGAGGTACGGCTCAGGGTGAGAGCCACGCCCAACAAAACGACGAAACCGAACGCATAATAAAGGCCGCTTTTCCAGCCTGCATCCGCTTTGTAAGAAAGATAAAAACAGGCTGGCATAAACATTGCGAGCATTCCGCCCACGTTGTTGCTCAGTCCCCATCCGAGATTGAGAATATGTTTGTTGATGGTGCCGTTTTCGATCACACCGTCGAAAATCAGCATTTCGGCGAGTTGGATCAGAATGACGCCGCAGGCAACGATGAGAATTTTCGCGACGTAAATGCCCGTTTCCTTGTTCCATTCCAGCGTATTATAAAAATAGATATAGAAAAAGACGAAGGATACCGCCAACGCGATCCCTAACAGCAAATCGTAATAATGATAACCTTTATAAAAAATGCCGTTTAGAACGAGCGCCGCGCCGAAAGCGATCGTGCCCCAAAGGGCGATCGCTTTGCTCTTGAAAATATTTTTCTGTCCTTTATAAACGATCATTCGGAACACGAACGCCGCCGCAATGAAAGCCAATAAAACGCCCATTGTCGCCAAGACGGAGGTGCGATACAGATAATCGGAGTTATACGGGTATTGCGGCGTATGTTTCTGGCTCACGCTGTAAACGACGAGCACGAGCGGCGCGATCAGCGGTTTTGAATCTTTGCTGAAAATCGCCGTGAAAACGACGACGATCGCCGTCAAAACAAAAAAAGCCACTTCCAACCCTGTAAACGAGCATATAAGCGCCAACGCCGCGTAGATCAAAGGATAAAGATTACCGTCAAAAAAACGCAGAATCTTCTCCATGACGGGTTGTGACTGTATCTTTTGAATTTTTTCGTATATCATGCAAACTCCTCGAATCGTATCCATAGAATGAAATACCGTATCAGTATATAGTAATCGCGACGATCTGTCAAGGGAAAGCGCCGATCACAGCACTTTCCGCATAGGTAGCGTTTTCGCCTCGAAGGCGCGCGACAATTTTTGGATATTTATCATAAGCACCAGTATAAAACAATCATCGGTCTAAGTCAAGAAATTTCACTTTATTGCCTGAATTGTGCCTGAAAACAAAAAACCACAACATATAGCGTTTTTAAAGTCTTAAAAACATACTATATATCGTGGTTTTACTGTTTGGTGTGAAGAATGGGACTTGAACCCACACGGATTTCTCCATACGCCCCTCAAACGTACGCGTCTGCCAATTCCGCCATCCTCACAAGCAGTATTTATTATACCTTATCCGCAGAGAAAAGTCAAGTTAAAAATAAAAGAATTTATAGTAATTATAAAATTTTTTAACCCGCTTTACGTATTGCCTTGTTTCCTGAAAAGGAATATCCGTCAGCGTTTCGCCGTTGTCGCTGTATCGGGGGTCGCAAAGCCATGCGTTCACGCGCCCCTCCCCGGCATTGTAAGCAGCAAGGATTTCCGAAAGCGTGGAAAAGCGCTGCCTGAGATATACGAGATACAGAACGCCCGTACGGATATTGCTCTCCGCGTCGTACAGATCCGGAGCGTGCTCTTTCCCTGCCAGACGAGATATATAATTTGCCGTTTCGGGCCGCAACTGCATGAGCCCGATCGCGCCCGAGCGACTCATCGCGTCTTCGTCGAAACCGCTCTCGCAACGAATGACGGCATATACGAGATCGCTATCCAAACCGCACTCGGCAGCGTATCGTTCCACGAACTGCGAATATTTTTTCGGCAAATATAAAAAGTAGAACGCGAGCGCCGTACTCGCCGCCAATACGACGGCACAGGACAAACTGATCCAGACGATCCACACTCTTCTATTTGTTTTCGAATTTTTCAAGCACACTACCAACCTTTTCCCGCAGTTTGGCGAGATCTCCGTCGTTATATAGTACAGTATGCTCAAAAATAGATTTATTTTCATAATCGAACTGATTTTTTATTCTGCGTTCGACTTCTTCTTCCGAAAGCCCGTCCCGTACGGCGACTGCGCCGATACGCGCGTTTTTTTCCCGCAGCACGACGATCACACCGTCGAAGTCCTTTTGATAGCCGCCCTCAAACAGAAGCGGCACTTCCGCAAACACAGGATCGGACAAGGCTTTTTCCATGCGCGCATATAATTTGCGCATGATGGCGGGATGCGTGATCTTTTCCAACGCCCGCAGACGTTCTTTCTCGCGAAAGACGGCGGCGGACAATTTTTTACGGTCGGGCAAACCGTTTGTCGCGCAGTCGGGAAACTCGCGCAGTATCTCACGGACAACATTCGGCTCTTCATAGATCTCATGCGCGATCAGATCGCAGGAAAAGACATCGTATCCCCGCTCGGCGATGAGCCGCGCGACGGTGGATTTTCCGCTCCCGATCCCGCCCGTGATCGCGATTTTTTTATTTTGCCTCATACCAGTTTTTCCCTTCGTGCACTTCCGCGACCAACGGGACGCGCAGTTCGGCGGCATGCTCCATTTCGTATTTCAAAATTTCCGCGACTTTCTCTTTTTCGGAAATCAGCGCATCGATGACCAGTTCGTCGTGCACCTGCATAATGAGTTTAGAGCGCAGCCCTTCCCGCTTCAGACGGTCATAAATGCGGATCATCGCCACTTTGATGATGTCGGCGCTGCTGCCTTGCAACGGCATATTCATCGCCGCCCGCTCACCGAACGAACGGATATTGAAATTGGCCGATTTGATCTCGTTGATCACGCGTTTGCGCCCCAAAATCGTCGTAACATAGCCGTGTTCTTTGGCGAAAGCGACGTTGGTATCCATATAATTCTTCACGTCGGAATACGTTTCGAAATATTTTTTGATATACTCTCCCGCACGTTTGGGCGAAATGCCGAGATTCTTCGCCAGCCCGAAATCGCTGATACCGTATATAATGCCGAAATTCACCGCTTTCGCGCTCCGACGCATATGCGAATCGACCGTTTCCAGCGGCACATCGAATACCTGCGATGCGGTCAGGGCATGGATATCGTCGCCGCGGTTATAGGCTTCGATCAGTTCTTTGCAACCCGAGAAATGCGCGAGAAGGCGCAGTTCTATCTGAGAATAGTCGGCATCCAGTAAAATATGTTCGCCGTCCGACGCAAGGAAAAGTTTGCGGAGTTCGCGCCCCTCTTCGTCCCTTACGGGAATATTCTGCAAGTTCGGATTGGTGCTCGACAGCCTTCCCGTGGAAGTCTGTATCTGGTTGTAATTTGTATGGACGCGCTGCGTTGCAGCATGAATGAGCGGACGAAAACCGTCGATATAGGTGGAAAGCAATTTCTGGATCCGCCTGTAACGGAGAATATCACGGACGATCGCATGCTCGTCCGCCAATTTTTCCAAAATATCCGCGCTCGTGGAATACTTGCCGCCCTTGCTCTTTTTGGGCGAAGGGATCTGCAGATCGTCGAATAAAACTTTCCCCAACTGCGCAGGCGAGTTCAGATTGAATTTTTCGCCTGCCTGCTCATAGATATCTTCGGTGATTTTTTCCGCCTCTTCACGATACTTTTTCTCGAAAACCGCGGAAGTGCCCACGTCCACTTTCACGCCCGCAACTTCCATATCGAACAAAACGTCGCTCAAAGGGAGTTCCACGTCGCGGTACAGCGAGATCAAGCCGTCTTTTTCGAGATTCGCGTAAAAAATGTCATGCAACAAAAAAATATTCTGCGCATGCGTTTCGGGCGGCAAGCCGTACGATTGTTCGGCAAGGGACAGATCGTCGTCCTTACCCGTATAGTCGGTCAGATATTTCAAAATAGAAACATCCTCCGCGCGGCAAAGAAGATCTATGCCGTATTGCCGCAAGCGGTGCTGCATATTCTTCTTTCCGTATAAAAATAAACGGCGTTCCCGTTCGCCGCATATGACCTTTAAAATTTCTACGATTTCGGTTTCGTCCAGCCCGTCGTCCAGAAGATTGGCTTTTATGCGCGCGGTATATTCGATGCCTCCGAAGTAAAAAGCAAAACTTACGCCGTTCGAATAGACCGCGATCTCGGGTTCCCGCATAACGCTTTCGATGAATGCCGCGGAGTCATGAATGCGGACGACCTCCGCTCTTTTGCATTCGGATTTTTCCGCGGAGCAGACCTCCCCTTCGGCAAAAATATCCATGCGCATGATAGAGGAAAATTCCAGACGGAAACAAATCTCTT from Candidatus Borkfalkia ceftriaxoniphila encodes the following:
- a CDS encoding O-antigen ligase family protein: MIYEKIQKIQSQPVMEKILRFFDGNLYPLIYAALALICSFTGLEVAFFVLTAIVVVFTAIFSKDSKPLIAPLVLVVYSVSQKHTPQYPYNSDYLYRTSVLATMGVLLAFIAAAFVFRMIVYKGQKNIFKSKAIALWGTIAFGAALVLNGIFYKGYHYYDLLLGIALAVSFVFFYIYFYNTLEWNKETGIYVAKILIVACGVILIQLAEMLIFDGVIENGTINKHILNLGWGLSNNVGGMLAMFMPACFYLSYKADAGWKSGLYYAFGFVVLLGVALTLSRTSLLVGGVALVAIMILMSIRGRHVKMVRIFNIVLIACGIIFCIVFADKLVELFEHYIDKGFDDSSRFQIWKNGLLNFLKAPIFGVGFYTPIAPDWSYNIENWFFPDMYHNTIIQMIASCGVVGILAYIFHVAQGVVLMFRRFSIERLFYFFVVFVLSVMSLLDNHIFHVFPALVYSMLFAVAERDFENTPEKLKEQVL
- the glgD gene encoding glucose-1-phosphate adenylyltransferase subunit GlgD, encoding MSAVGIIFSNIHDENIPELSRRRTMASVPFGGRYRLIDFALSNMVNSGITTVGIITKSNYQSLMDHLGSGKDWDLARKTGGLILLPPFGAQENDVLYRNRLEALKGAMGFLNRRNEEYVVLCDCDGVYRMDFSDVIEYHEKKKADITLVCHDEEIDDSARYTAVKTDQDGRVSDIKINAKLSGKNKFYVNIMIMNRRFLINTIFDAVARGLNSFRRDILMRNFKSLKIFAYDFKGYHASIDSIGSYFKHNMELLNKNLRDELFGARDIYTKVRDSAPSKYGENSKIKNSLISDGCIVEGTVENSILFRGVKVGKGSVIKNSIVMQDNLIGDNVSLNCVITDKNVVIRDRRVLSGCEAQPYCIPKGSMI
- a CDS encoding lytic transglycosylase domain-containing protein, translating into MKNSKTNRRVWIVWISLSCAVVLAASTALAFYFLYLPKKYSQFVERYAAECGLDSDLVYAVIRCESGFDEDAMSRSGAIGLMQLRPETANYISRLAGKEHAPDLYDAESNIRTGVLYLVYLRQRFSTLSEILAAYNAGEGRVNAWLCDPRYSDNGETLTDIPFQETRQYVKRVKKFYNYYKFFYF
- the coaE gene encoding dephospho-CoA kinase (Dephospho-CoA kinase (CoaE) performs the final step in coenzyme A biosynthesis.), which produces MRQNKKIAITGGIGSGKSTVARLIAERGYDVFSCDLIAHEIYEEPNVVREILREFPDCATNGLPDRKKLSAAVFREKERLRALEKITHPAIMRKLYARMEKALSDPVFAEVPLLFEGGYQKDFDGVIVVLREKNARIGAVAVRDGLSEEEVERRIKNQFDYENKSIFEHTVLYNDGDLAKLREKVGSVLEKFENK
- the glgB gene encoding 1,4-alpha-glucan branching protein GlgB, whose product is MQEVEFPLFLFHNGKNVRSYEFFGAHPARDDGKKGVVFRVWAPRAKSVSVVGDFNGWDPAAHVMTRLLDGETFELFIPHIKNYEVYKYCICAQDGRYLYKADPFAFHAETPSKTASKVYDLNGFKWSDKAYRDSLKKKNIYASPMNIYELNALSWRQYGDGNYFDFGKLISELIPYLKEMRYTHVEFMPLSEYPYDGSWGYQVTGYYAITSRLGTPHDFMKLVDELHKNGIGVILDWVPAHFPKDAHGLYEFDGAPLYECPQWDRMEHKSWGTRVFDYGRNEVLSFLISNALFYFDRYHIDGLRVDAVASMLYLDYDKKPGEWVPNIYGENKNLEAIAFLQKLNAAVFSEYPQAMMIAEESTAWPLVTKPVDVGGLGFNFKWNMGWMNDVLSYMQTDPYFRSYNHNKLTFSMFYAFTENFVLPISHDEVVHGKRSLIDKMPGSYEEKFANVRAFMGYMMSHPGKKLLFMGSEFGQFKEWDYREGLEFFLEEYPMHAKLALMNRELNLFYAQTPAFYEIEDSWDGFEWMAADDADRNIIAYLRRDKSGEQYLVIVNFSGVKAENYRLGVPKGKYKIVFNTDSVKYGGAGALSKRVFATSKKISHGRENSILVDVPALTCLYLQKTE
- a CDS encoding glucose-1-phosphate adenylyltransferase — protein: MQRKKECVAMLLAGGQGSRLYALTNNIAKPAVPFGAKYRIIDFPLSNCINSGIDTVGVLTQYQPLVLNEYIGNGQPWDLDRTFGGVHVLSPYQKKSKSAWYEGTANAIYQNINFIKMYNPEYVLILSGDHIYKMDYSKMLRAHVENVASCTIAAINVTMQEASRFGILNTREDGTIYEFEEKPKQPKSTLASMGIYIFTAQKLYDYLEEDDSNPSSSKDFGKDVLPAMLAAGEKMVAYSFDGYWKDVGTISSLWEANMDLLGDDPAFDVSNSDWKIHSRNPLAPPEYVGEDAIIKNSMIALGCEIEGTVINSLLSSNVIVKKGAFVKDSVIMSGTVIEEDARVTYAIIDEDVTVSRGAVIGEERTSKKGIAVLGRNIVVEEGAILAGGNIVDKNVLKGGK
- the polA gene encoding DNA polymerase I, with amino-acid sequence MEKLVLIDGNSLINRAFYATKLLTTREGVPTNGVFGFTKLLLKIISDIKPAYMVVAFDLKAPTFRHKMFENYKGTRKPMPDELAAQMPIMKSLLSALNIRMCEKEGYEADDLIGTLSRKFEDRVHSIIITGDRDSYQLVNSRTDVYITKTGVSELLKLTEKNFKELIGYEPRQVVDIKALMGDSSDNIPGVAGIGEKTAISLIQQYDNLDNIFAHAAENRPAVQSKLESGREMAYLSQTLARIDTDADISVDLEDCRICLPFPAEAKEICFRLEFSSIMRMDIFAEGEVCSAEKSECKRAEVVRIHDSAAFIESVMREPEIAVYSNGVSFAFYFGGIEYTARIKANLLDDGLDETEIVEILKVICGERERRLFLYGKKNMQHRLRQYGIDLLCRAEDVSILKYLTDYTGKDDDLSLAEQSYGLPPETHAQNIFLLHDIFYANLEKDGLISLYRDVELPLSDVLFDMEVAGVKVDVGTSAVFEKKYREEAEKITEDIYEQAGEKFNLNSPAQLGKVLFDDLQIPSPKKSKGGKYSTSADILEKLADEHAIVRDILRYRRIQKLLSTYIDGFRPLIHAATQRVHTNYNQIQTSTGRLSSTNPNLQNIPVRDEEGRELRKLFLASDGEHILLDADYSQIELRLLAHFSGCKELIEAYNRGDDIHALTASQVFDVPLETVDSHMRRSAKAVNFGIIYGISDFGLAKNLGISPKRAGEYIKKYFETYSDVKNYMDTNVAFAKEHGYVTTILGRKRVINEIKSANFNIRSFGERAAMNMPLQGSSADIIKVAMIRIYDRLKREGLRSKLIMQVHDELVIDALISEKEKVAEILKYEMEHAAELRVPLVAEVHEGKNWYEAK